CGCCCTCGCGGCGCACACCCTCCCCGCCTGCGCGAGCAACACATGCATCCGCTCCGACATCTGCGCCACGTCGTCCGCCGGCCGATGAAACGTCAGCCGCACATCCCCATGCCCCCGCACTCGCTCCACCCGCAACGTCAGCCCATGCCGGTCCACGGCCAACGGCCGCACCCGCACCGCCCCCTGCAACCGCTCCCGCCCCACCAGCCGGCTCAACCTCTCCACCGCCTCCGGATGGCAGTCCGCGAGATGCGTCAGCAACCGCGCCTCCGCCCCCGCCAGCGGATCCGGCTCGGCGGCGGCGTACTCGTCGAGATCGACGAGGACCGCCCCCGACGCCTGCCGCAGCACCACCCGCGTGGGCCGGAACACCAGGTGTTCCTCCTCCAGCGCGCACCACCCCGCCAGCCACAGCCGCGCGCGGATCCGCGCCCGCACCGGCACGGGCGCGACATCGGCGAACTCCAGCACCACCGACGGCTCGCCCCGCGGCGCACAGACCGCCGCGGTGAGCAGTCCGCTGTCCTCGGGCACGGTCAGCAGGATTCTGCCGTCGGCGTCGACGCGGTGCGCGCCGACGAACTCCTCCTTGC
The DNA window shown above is from Streptomyces sp. NBC_00670 and carries:
- a CDS encoding DUF2470 domain-containing protein; translation: MGDPHTWTAAPAAAERARTVPATAWSCAVTSEGGKEEFVGAHRVDADGRILLTVPEDSGLLTAAVCAPRGEPSVVLEFADVAPVPVRARIRARLWLAGWCALEEEHLVFRPTRVVLRQASGAVLVDLDEYAAAEPDPLAGAEARLLTHLADCHPEAVERLSRLVGRERLQGAVRVRPLAVDRHGLTLRVERVRGHGDVRLTFHRPADDVAQMSERMHVLLAQAGRVCAARALPRVTGNGG